One genomic window of Leptospira paudalimensis includes the following:
- a CDS encoding LIC10025 family lipoprotein, with translation MKFLKKKFSLPLFFTLIFICLSSQNCLHKNLDQYQFWTGYDHLQKSIKSTAKNEILFAALAGSLSDDNESQLLKNSDGFPMVTLTGKKDQNQNWNLRWYEFDSKNYDYYANVTFTPKSWDEKEIYAVDRKIIHKLNGYQPRDFFKWLNEFVLLVNDHNAYQDLKSNSKNLQFLCSVMYCHTTETAEWQTLEFTLNETTKSKFPGFYQRTGSRLEKTKFNIMIWDKGNPSHRLKITNQGKTLIFHFPVNPPKDYFLSPHEIHFLGDIEIRSFGITLKIDNLEYRLKTLIEKNVDTLHGNFLRIGKKEINGNFFYVIPQGFVNFFIPGNMDEYFDEFFTLLIQGTQGKGGSQLHAKFEKTKQGQLNTITTYNEIKRKKFSLFGNDDSQKASNDFDFFASWEEAMLGDLK, from the coding sequence ATGAAATTCTTAAAAAAGAAATTTAGTCTCCCATTATTTTTTACTCTTATTTTCATTTGTTTAAGTTCTCAAAATTGCCTTCATAAAAATCTAGACCAATACCAATTTTGGACAGGTTATGATCATTTACAAAAATCGATTAAATCCACTGCAAAAAATGAGATTCTTTTTGCTGCACTTGCTGGATCTTTATCAGACGACAATGAATCCCAACTATTAAAAAATTCCGATGGATTTCCAATGGTCACTCTTACGGGAAAAAAAGACCAAAATCAAAATTGGAATCTTAGATGGTATGAATTTGATTCTAAAAATTACGATTATTATGCCAATGTAACTTTTACACCAAAATCTTGGGATGAAAAGGAAATTTACGCAGTAGATCGAAAAATCATTCATAAACTGAATGGTTACCAACCAAGAGATTTTTTCAAATGGTTGAATGAATTTGTTTTATTAGTAAATGATCATAATGCGTATCAGGATTTAAAATCGAATTCAAAAAATTTACAATTCCTTTGTAGCGTAATGTATTGCCATACAACAGAAACTGCCGAATGGCAAACTTTAGAATTTACATTGAATGAAACCACAAAATCTAAATTTCCAGGATTCTACCAACGAACAGGCAGTAGGTTAGAAAAAACTAAATTTAATATCATGATTTGGGATAAAGGAAATCCATCCCATCGACTCAAAATTACAAACCAAGGAAAAACTTTAATATTCCATTTCCCAGTGAACCCACCTAAGGATTATTTTCTTTCGCCTCATGAAATTCACTTCTTAGGTGATATTGAAATTCGTTCCTTTGGGATCACATTAAAAATTGATAATTTAGAATACAGACTCAAAACCTTAATTGAAAAAAACGTGGATACCCTACACGGAAATTTTTTAAGAATTGGGAAAAAAGAAATCAATGGTAACTTTTTCTATGTAATCCCTCAAGGATTCGTTAATTTTTTTATCCCAGGAAATATGGATGAATACTTTGATGAATTCTTTACACTACTCATACAAGGTACCCAAGGCAAAGGTGGATCACAATTACATGCTAAGTTTGAGAAAACGAAACAGGGTCAATTAAACACAATTACCACTTACAATGAAATTAAACGTAAAAAGTTTTCGCTGTTTGGAAATGATGATTCACAAAAAGCAAGTAATGATTTTGATTTTTTTGCTTCTTGGGAAGAAGCAATGTTAGGTGATCTCAAATAA
- a CDS encoding beta-galactosidase — translation MIFGACYYPEQWNPKDWDEDLKIMKEMGLSSVRLAEFAWGMMEPKEGKFDFSLFDAVLEKIQRYGMTAILGTPTATFPPWLYQKFPEIVQVSKDGIVRGIGTRRQACFSSPAYKKATERIVTAMAKHFGNHPAVVGWQIDNEPGHEGSDVDYSPLAEKNFRTWLKQKYKTLESLNKRWGNIFWGVIYSDWNQIPLPGAHVASNFNPAMIQDYYRFQSDELVSYIHFQAEILRKYSKGKPLTTNLYPSPFLPVTDMYEMFKKLDYVSWDNYPVWGNQQEPYPHPLVTATQQYSRGLKNKPYTVMEQFSGVQGHDTLGYLPPPGQIGLWLTQAIVNGANQIYFFRYRTARFGQEQLCYGILDHGKRKTSKYYELKQTIEDIKEFAEDVADSPYPATVAILHDIENSRNYKHQPLSDGLRFAPVPFAQVGYDIELATWFAGTNVLNVNAHSLPIHADMDWSNYKVLTLPLYTMFDPKIVEKLKSYVNQGGTLVLGYRSGIKDKDHWMVEEPVPGVFAEMAGVEVFQFEAPATTKVGIRMGFWPLKGSKFCEILEPRTAKVLARYRDKKKFYSGKPAITVNQFGKGKVYYVGTSLTPESFVLLYRRILKDAGVRFGLLGSTIERHIREGKRFNYEITMNHSNQYKLAGLSILKPFGYKIKKIEK, via the coding sequence ATGATCTTTGGAGCCTGTTATTACCCAGAACAATGGAACCCTAAGGACTGGGACGAAGACCTTAAAATCATGAAAGAAATGGGTCTTTCATCGGTTCGCCTCGCAGAATTTGCTTGGGGGATGATGGAACCCAAAGAAGGGAAATTTGATTTTTCCTTGTTTGATGCAGTTTTAGAAAAAATTCAAAGATATGGTATGACTGCCATCTTAGGCACACCTACGGCAACGTTTCCACCATGGTTGTACCAAAAATTTCCAGAAATTGTCCAAGTATCAAAAGATGGAATTGTTCGTGGGATAGGTACAAGACGCCAAGCTTGTTTTTCATCACCTGCCTATAAAAAAGCGACAGAAAGAATTGTCACTGCGATGGCTAAACATTTTGGAAACCATCCTGCAGTTGTTGGTTGGCAAATTGACAATGAACCTGGCCATGAGGGTTCCGATGTTGACTACTCTCCATTGGCTGAAAAAAATTTTAGAACGTGGTTAAAACAAAAATATAAGACTTTGGAATCGCTTAACAAACGTTGGGGGAATATTTTCTGGGGTGTGATTTATTCAGACTGGAACCAAATCCCTCTCCCAGGCGCACATGTAGCGAGTAATTTTAATCCTGCGATGATCCAAGATTATTATCGCTTCCAATCCGACGAATTGGTGTCTTATATCCATTTCCAAGCAGAGATCCTTCGTAAGTACAGCAAAGGTAAACCACTCACTACCAATTTATACCCGTCACCTTTTTTACCTGTAACAGACATGTACGAAATGTTCAAAAAACTAGACTATGTTTCGTGGGACAATTATCCTGTTTGGGGGAACCAACAAGAACCATACCCTCATCCTTTGGTGACTGCCACACAACAATATTCTCGAGGACTTAAAAACAAACCATATACAGTGATGGAACAATTCTCTGGTGTGCAAGGCCATGATACGTTAGGTTATCTACCACCTCCTGGTCAAATTGGACTTTGGTTAACACAAGCGATTGTCAATGGTGCCAATCAAATTTATTTTTTTCGTTACCGCACTGCAAGGTTTGGACAAGAACAATTATGTTATGGAATTTTAGATCATGGGAAACGCAAAACTTCCAAATACTATGAACTCAAACAAACCATAGAAGATATCAAAGAATTTGCGGAAGATGTTGCCGATTCACCTTACCCAGCAACGGTTGCGATCCTACATGATATTGAAAATTCAAGAAATTATAAACACCAACCATTAAGTGATGGCCTTCGTTTTGCTCCAGTTCCATTTGCTCAAGTGGGATATGATATAGAACTTGCTACTTGGTTTGCTGGAACGAATGTGTTAAATGTAAATGCACATTCATTACCAATTCATGCTGATATGGATTGGTCAAATTACAAAGTTCTCACACTTCCTCTTTATACAATGTTCGATCCTAAGATTGTTGAGAAATTAAAATCCTATGTGAACCAAGGTGGAACATTGGTTTTAGGGTATCGATCGGGAATAAAGGATAAAGACCACTGGATGGTAGAAGAACCTGTTCCTGGTGTGTTTGCTGAGATGGCAGGAGTAGAAGTATTCCAATTTGAAGCGCCTGCCACAACTAAGGTAGGAATTCGAATGGGATTTTGGCCATTAAAAGGATCCAAATTTTGCGAAATTTTGGAACCAAGAACGGCAAAAGTTTTAGCACGTTACCGTGACAAAAAGAAATTCTATTCAGGAAAACCAGCCATCACAGTGAATCAATTTGGAAAAGGAAAGGTCTATTATGTAGGAACTTCCTTAACACCTGAAAGTTTTGTCCTTCTCTATCGTCGGATTCTGAAAGATGCAGGAGTTCGATTTGGTTTACTTGGTTCCACAATTGAAAGGCATATCCGAGAGGGAAAACGTTTTAATTATGAAATCACTATGAACCATTCGAATCAATATAAATTGGCTGGTTTATCTATCTTAAAACCTTTTGGATATAAAATCAAAAAAATTGAAAAATAG
- the tsaB gene encoding tRNA (adenosine(37)-N6)-threonylcarbamoyltransferase complex dimerization subunit type 1 TsaB — MKILYFDTTQDWIHVLVGSNDGFSKMKIHAQIMETSPKEASYRLVEMIQKVLTQSQIKKPDVIFVPHGPGSFTGIRITVTTARDLGQLWEIPVMGFDTTHIYLIGLQNNNSQIEFQNPNQYTNQKSIICLDGKQGKYYTKFFDGVSFSETKDQTPEEIRLWLETEKMTPNNWYYTGILPSFYPKDAIKIEATNLNLSSILQYSFEQMKQSKLNDYTYLTLLPNYIRGTYVDQK; from the coding sequence ATGAAAATATTGTATTTTGATACAACACAAGATTGGATTCATGTTTTAGTTGGATCCAATGATGGATTTTCGAAAATGAAAATCCATGCCCAGATCATGGAAACCTCACCAAAAGAAGCTTCGTATCGTTTGGTAGAAATGATCCAAAAGGTCCTTACTCAATCCCAAATCAAAAAACCTGATGTCATTTTTGTTCCCCATGGGCCAGGATCCTTTACTGGAATACGAATCACAGTGACGACAGCGAGAGATCTAGGACAATTATGGGAAATACCTGTAATGGGATTCGATACTACTCATATATATCTAATTGGATTACAAAATAACAATTCTCAAATTGAATTCCAGAATCCGAATCAATATACAAACCAAAAATCGATCATTTGTTTAGATGGAAAACAAGGGAAATACTATACAAAGTTTTTTGATGGCGTTTCTTTTAGTGAAACAAAAGACCAAACTCCAGAGGAAATCAGACTCTGGCTCGAAACTGAGAAAATGACACCTAACAATTGGTACTATACAGGAATATTGCCTAGTTTTTATCCAAAAGATGCTATAAAAATTGAAGCGACAAATCTAAATTTATCGTCTATACTGCAGTATAGTTTCGAACAAATGAAACAATCTAAACTTAATGATTATACTTATTTAACGCTCCTTCCCAATTACATCCGTGGGACATATGTAGATCAAAAATGA
- the tsaE gene encoding tRNA (adenosine(37)-N6)-threonylcarbamoyltransferase complex ATPase subunit type 1 TsaE, with translation MKANFLSLRETELQPVFSTLDTIIDSFLIQGKKPILLFSGEMGAGKTTFIREWFSRYGTNSSINSPTFSLYNIYDSHKMRLVHFDLYRIHSLDELENLGFEEIWGKEDVTAIEWWQKAEPLLPKENRIYITITSENFENRSYTIEWSAEEVV, from the coding sequence ATGAAAGCGAATTTTCTCTCATTGAGAGAAACTGAGTTACAACCTGTTTTTTCTACTTTGGACACCATCATCGATTCTTTTCTGATCCAAGGAAAAAAACCTATCCTTCTATTTTCGGGCGAAATGGGTGCGGGAAAAACTACATTCATTCGAGAATGGTTTTCCCGTTATGGAACAAATAGTTCAATCAATTCTCCTACATTTTCACTTTATAATATTTATGATTCGCATAAGATGCGTTTGGTACATTTTGATTTATACAGAATTCATTCTTTGGACGAATTAGAGAATTTGGGATTTGAAGAAATCTGGGGAAAAGAAGATGTAACAGCCATTGAATGGTGGCAAAAGGCCGAACCACTTCTCCCAAAGGAAAATCGAATTTATATCACCATCACATCAGAGAACTTTGAAAATCGATCCTACACCATCGAATGGTCGGCTGAGGAAGTTGTATGA
- a CDS encoding superoxide dismutase: protein MEHKLPELPYAKDALAPHISAETLEFHYGKHHQTYITNLNNLIKGTEFENVSLEDIVKKSTGGIFNNAAQVWNHTFYWHSLSPNGGGAPKGAVADLITKSFGSFDAFKEKFTQSAVTNFGSGWTWLVKKGDGLEIVNTSNAGSPLKDGLQALLTIDVWEHAYYIDFRNARPKYVEAFWNLVNWDFANKNL from the coding sequence ATGGAACATAAACTCCCAGAACTTCCTTATGCAAAGGATGCACTCGCTCCCCATATTTCAGCAGAAACTCTTGAGTTTCATTATGGAAAACACCACCAAACTTACATTACCAATTTAAATAACCTCATCAAAGGTACAGAATTCGAAAATGTTAGTTTAGAAGACATCGTGAAAAAATCCACAGGTGGTATTTTTAACAATGCTGCGCAAGTTTGGAACCATACTTTCTACTGGCATTCTCTTTCTCCAAACGGTGGAGGAGCACCCAAAGGGGCAGTAGCTGACCTCATCACAAAATCCTTTGGATCTTTTGATGCATTCAAAGAAAAGTTCACACAATCTGCTGTGACAAACTTTGGTTCTGGTTGGACATGGCTCGTGAAAAAAGGCGATGGTCTTGAAATCGTGAATACAAGCAATGCTGGTAGCCCTTTGAAAGATGGACTGCAAGCACTTCTTACAATCGATGTTTGGGAACACGCATACTACATTGATTTCCGAAATGCTCGTCCAAAATATGTGGAAGCATTCTGGAATTTGGTAAATTGGGATTTCGCAAACAAAAATCTATAA
- a CDS encoding inositol monophosphatase family protein, whose protein sequence is MGISSPTINFPVDETIKRIEYVKANAMGIIHEAKKIQREVSAIRSDTDADEKERIDAADGKLGDILIRFLQKSFPKDGIVCEDKPPIDGGEFKWVLDPVDGSMNFVRGLPLYAISFGLEHRDTPVGGVVIVPPQESVYSAVMGEGAFKNGEPIVTSRVSELNRAIFSPNLPTKRAHMIQEIMADLSGFLTYARSFRRTGSFVLDVCFIAEGVMDAIWEKTVKHWDVSAISVILSEAGGKLTDLNGVHYYTGLPELVASNGVLHSEILNLLKTVRSTVSRN, encoded by the coding sequence ATGGGTATCTCTTCACCAACGATCAATTTCCCTGTCGATGAGACAATCAAACGCATCGAGTATGTTAAAGCAAATGCCATGGGAATCATCCATGAAGCTAAAAAAATCCAAAGAGAAGTTTCTGCTATTAGATCAGATACAGATGCAGATGAAAAAGAAAGAATAGATGCCGCAGATGGAAAGTTAGGTGATATTCTCATTCGATTTTTACAGAAATCATTTCCTAAAGATGGAATTGTTTGCGAAGACAAACCACCTATTGATGGTGGTGAGTTTAAATGGGTTCTCGATCCTGTGGATGGTTCCATGAATTTTGTAAGGGGCCTTCCTCTTTATGCCATTTCTTTTGGTTTGGAACACAGAGACACACCGGTCGGTGGAGTGGTGATTGTCCCACCTCAAGAATCTGTGTATTCCGCTGTGATGGGAGAAGGTGCCTTTAAAAATGGCGAACCAATTGTCACATCACGAGTTTCGGAACTCAATCGTGCTATTTTTTCTCCCAACCTTCCTACCAAAAGAGCCCATATGATCCAAGAGATTATGGCTGATTTGTCGGGATTTTTGACCTATGCACGTTCCTTTCGCCGAACTGGTTCCTTTGTTTTGGATGTATGTTTCATTGCAGAGGGAGTTATGGATGCCATTTGGGAAAAAACAGTGAAACATTGGGACGTTTCAGCGATCTCTGTCATTTTATCAGAAGCAGGTGGGAAATTAACTGACTTAAATGGAGTTCATTACTATACAGGACTTCCTGAGTTAGTAGCATCCAACGGGGTATTACACTCAGAAATTTTAAATTTATTGAAGACAGTTCGTTCTACCGTCAGTCGAAATTGA
- a CDS encoding LIC_10030 family protein, giving the protein MKVQDYRSINRMLGDVSGKNKVGDVYVDNLHSPYIQFSDRFTIHGTSITEPEYGDIKDFVQTVIKFLPEAVEGTSLLPEPRPKRETGKLFFVRPMMFGAYQFLYVFSVDMLYLGGAKSEEIKRAGSQNMTPTIVTDRLYFQVKVIPIKTLKEEGENVLDFEAKRFQGGEFRVESERDENKPIRKFSEIFDEIDFSDTESKIREELGITTDIWKLGRIYSPIGIDYLSLSLRFLNPSLPKTIYQFKKFYQILENTNQTIPEETLKSFHEYLSSFEVERTVSKSGNILWKVNQKLTDNG; this is encoded by the coding sequence ATGAAAGTACAAGATTATAGATCCATCAATCGAATGTTGGGAGATGTTTCAGGAAAAAATAAAGTCGGGGATGTTTATGTAGATAATTTACATTCACCTTACATTCAATTTTCTGATCGTTTTACAATCCATGGAACATCAATCACGGAACCTGAGTATGGTGATATCAAGGATTTTGTTCAAACTGTGATTAAATTTTTACCAGAAGCAGTTGAAGGTACAAGTTTGTTACCTGAACCGAGGCCAAAACGCGAAACTGGAAAATTGTTTTTTGTCAGACCAATGATGTTTGGTGCTTACCAGTTTTTATATGTATTTTCTGTTGATATGTTGTATTTGGGTGGTGCCAAATCAGAAGAAATCAAAAGAGCTGGTTCTCAAAATATGACACCAACGATTGTAACAGATCGATTGTATTTTCAGGTTAAAGTTATACCGATCAAAACGCTCAAGGAAGAGGGAGAAAACGTTCTTGATTTTGAAGCGAAACGATTCCAAGGAGGAGAGTTTCGTGTTGAATCGGAAAGAGACGAAAACAAACCAATTCGGAAATTTTCTGAAATTTTTGATGAAATCGACTTTTCTGATACCGAATCAAAAATCAGAGAAGAGTTAGGAATCACGACAGACATTTGGAAATTGGGAAGGATTTATAGTCCTATTGGTATTGATTACCTTTCTCTTTCGTTACGTTTTTTAAATCCAAGTCTTCCAAAGACAATTTACCAATTTAAGAAATTTTATCAAATCTTAGAAAATACAAACCAAACCATTCCAGAAGAAACACTAAAATCTTTTCATGAATATCTTTCTTCCTTCGAGGTTGAAAGAACCGTTTCTAAGTCTGGGAATATTTTATGGAAAGTGAATCAAAAATTAACCGATAATGGATAA
- the hslO gene encoding Hsp33 family molecular chaperone HslO, with protein sequence MSDQVILGISNTHHYRFTIVNLTETAKEPMFLHSLNKEMSVFLSKTMMGALFLAEMTKNQQKVSIQWKDESNKQALAYSDRYGKMKSVAYSTTHAEGDIRNEFILGQGIMKVIRWDYESDTYQSYTNLIEDTFEANFIKYLTESEQIRAIVGMDVVPFDFPGNDFSAKGVFFEALPDATEESFIFLRSKINSLITKEAFWNLGIDSMLEALEKEIGSSLEVLSKETPEFLCDCSRHKVADIIASLGEQEANSIIDEMGKIEITCEFCRTAYQFDSFDVEKFFKQ encoded by the coding sequence ATGTCTGACCAAGTTATTTTAGGAATCTCCAATACTCATCATTACCGATTTACCATTGTAAATCTAACCGAAACTGCCAAAGAACCAATGTTCCTACATTCTCTTAACAAAGAAATGTCTGTTTTTTTATCCAAAACCATGATGGGAGCCTTATTCCTCGCCGAAATGACGAAGAACCAACAGAAAGTCAGCATCCAATGGAAAGATGAATCCAATAAACAAGCATTAGCTTATAGTGATCGTTATGGAAAAATGAAATCCGTTGCTTATTCGACAACCCATGCGGAAGGGGACATTCGGAATGAATTCATTCTGGGCCAAGGGATCATGAAAGTCATCCGTTGGGACTATGAATCCGATACCTATCAATCCTATACCAATTTAATAGAAGATACGTTTGAAGCAAACTTCATCAAATACCTCACTGAGTCAGAACAAATCCGAGCAATTGTGGGAATGGATGTGGTACCGTTCGACTTTCCAGGAAATGATTTTTCAGCGAAAGGTGTTTTCTTTGAAGCATTGCCAGATGCCACAGAAGAAAGTTTTATTTTTTTACGAAGTAAAATAAATTCACTCATTACAAAGGAAGCGTTTTGGAATCTTGGGATTGATTCGATGTTAGAAGCACTGGAGAAAGAAATTGGTTCTTCTTTGGAAGTTCTCAGTAAAGAGACACCAGAATTCTTATGTGACTGTTCTAGGCATAAAGTTGCTGATATCATTGCATCTCTAGGGGAACAAGAAGCAAATTCTATCATCGATGAGATGGGTAAAATCGAAATTACATGTGAATTTTGTCGAACAGCCTACCAATTTGATTCCTTCGATGTGGAGAAATTTTTTAAGCAATGA
- a CDS encoding anthranilate synthase component I family protein: MSHSLPKISIPKKPNYTSLSLPEGIEFWELFREIEEKYENCFLLESAGDNQYDSRYSVIGFDPSHLIKGEPGVLEIDGEPYKVENPYFALRNITDYNSLSISYAGGLVGYLGYQSMQFFEPKLQLKPHPDFPAMIFGMYLDGLIYDKFTGELIYFDNGNNRIDLVKSILGSLEKPVTKKPKAKVSIVSDGLSKDVHKQMVEEALEEVKAGNTFQCQIGFEETYSVEGNPLAIYETLREINPSPHMYYVKFGKRVILGASPELLFRLRQGEMESFPLAGTTKRGKDAKEDTILARKLLTDPKEIAEHNMLIDLHRNDIGRVAKFGTVKVRRRFDIKRFSHVQHISSEVVGILSSKEDMFSGLASSFPAGTLSGAPKIESMKIIERIEKSPRGPYGGAVGSFGFNGDCTFAIPIRSFFVNDGKGFVRASGGIVYDSKPEDEYQEIINKMASVRKALDLHKDPIPTETKGKG, translated from the coding sequence ATGAGCCATTCACTTCCGAAAATCTCCATTCCTAAAAAACCCAATTACACTTCTTTAAGTTTGCCGGAAGGGATCGAGTTTTGGGAACTCTTTCGGGAGATTGAAGAGAAATACGAGAATTGTTTTCTTTTGGAATCGGCTGGTGATAACCAATATGACTCAAGGTATTCTGTCATTGGGTTTGACCCTTCCCATCTGATCAAAGGAGAACCTGGAGTTCTCGAAATTGATGGGGAACCATACAAGGTGGAAAATCCCTATTTTGCTCTTCGAAACATTACAGATTATAATTCATTAAGCATCAGTTATGCGGGAGGACTAGTTGGATACTTGGGTTACCAAAGTATGCAGTTTTTTGAGCCCAAATTACAGTTAAAACCACATCCTGATTTCCCCGCGATGATCTTCGGGATGTATTTAGATGGTTTAATTTATGATAAATTTACAGGTGAACTCATCTATTTTGATAATGGGAACAATCGCATTGACCTTGTTAAGTCAATCCTTGGCTCATTAGAAAAACCAGTTACTAAAAAACCAAAAGCAAAAGTTTCCATTGTAAGTGATGGTCTTTCCAAAGATGTCCACAAACAAATGGTAGAAGAAGCATTAGAGGAAGTGAAAGCAGGAAATACTTTCCAATGCCAAATTGGTTTTGAAGAAACATATTCAGTAGAAGGGAATCCACTAGCCATTTACGAAACCCTTCGAGAAATCAATCCATCACCTCATATGTATTATGTGAAGTTTGGTAAACGAGTGATTCTTGGTGCAAGTCCGGAATTATTATTCCGATTGAGACAAGGGGAAATGGAATCTTTCCCTCTTGCTGGCACCACTAAACGTGGCAAAGATGCAAAGGAAGATACTATCCTTGCAAGAAAACTTTTAACGGATCCGAAGGAAATTGCAGAACATAATATGTTGATCGATCTCCATCGGAATGATATTGGTCGAGTTGCAAAATTTGGAACTGTAAAAGTGAGAAGAAGATTTGATATCAAACGTTTCTCACATGTACAACATATCTCAAGTGAAGTAGTCGGTATTTTATCTTCGAAGGAAGATATGTTCTCTGGTCTTGCATCATCCTTTCCAGCTGGGACCTTATCTGGTGCTCCCAAAATAGAGTCCATGAAAATCATTGAACGAATTGAAAAATCACCACGCGGGCCTTATGGTGGAGCAGTGGGAAGTTTTGGGTTTAATGGTGACTGTACATTTGCCATTCCAATCAGAAGTTTTTTCGTAAATGATGGAAAAGGTTTTGTGAGAGCTTCAGGTGGAATCGTGTATGATTCCAAACCTGAGGATGAATACCAAGAAATTATCAATAAAATGGCATCCGTTCGTAAGGCTTTAGATTTACACAAAGATCCAATTCCTACTGAAACAAAAGGAAAAGGGTAG
- a CDS encoding anthranilate synthase component II translates to MKVLILDNYDSFTYNLYQIIGEILEERETPFRLDVVRNDEKSFSEIKQANYDKIIISPGPGHPADPAYFGVSADILKELGKTTPILGICLGMQGMATVFGGEVVRANVAMHGKLSPIEHNGKGVFSGLTQNIEIMRYHSLVAKESSLPKDLEVTARVSSGEGKGEIMGLRHKTFKIEGVQFHPESFGSEEGKELLRNFINGR, encoded by the coding sequence ATGAAAGTTCTTATCTTAGACAATTACGATTCCTTTACTTATAATTTATACCAAATCATTGGCGAAATTTTAGAAGAAAGAGAAACTCCATTTCGTTTGGATGTGGTTCGTAATGATGAAAAATCATTTTCAGAAATCAAACAGGCTAACTATGATAAGATTATCATATCCCCTGGTCCAGGTCATCCAGCAGACCCAGCTTATTTTGGAGTGAGTGCTGATATTTTAAAAGAATTAGGAAAAACAACACCTATATTAGGAATTTGTTTGGGCATGCAGGGAATGGCAACAGTGTTTGGTGGAGAAGTGGTCCGTGCAAATGTTGCAATGCATGGAAAATTATCACCGATTGAGCATAATGGTAAGGGTGTATTTTCAGGTCTCACACAGAATATTGAAATTATGAGATACCATTCACTAGTGGCAAAAGAATCTTCTTTACCAAAAGATTTGGAAGTGACGGCACGTGTTTCTTCAGGTGAAGGAAAAGGTGAGATTATGGGATTACGCCACAAAACCTTTAAAATAGAAGGGGTGCAGTTCCATCCAGAATCCTTTGGGTCTGAAGAAGGCAAAGAACTACTTCGAAATTTTATTAACGGAAGATAA